Proteins encoded by one window of Vigna radiata var. radiata cultivar VC1973A chromosome 5, Vradiata_ver6, whole genome shotgun sequence:
- the LOC106761371 gene encoding UDP-glycosyltransferase 87A1 translates to MEFAVAENLGVRGHVVAMPYPSQGHVNSMINLCNQLASLQASILITIVVTQEWLGLIASHPKHTNIRFATIPNVVPLQSQIASDITAFFQAAVTNLQPPFCRLLHRLHPAVTALLADVELQFPVAVARLMDIPVALLWTMSASFFLSLDQLQKLVRNGALKADLLDDCEEHISGISPAQLADLRTVLRENDLRFLQIEMECISEVSKADCLIVNSVEGLEAEAIGSLRAMLHFPIYPIAFPYFKPEANHLVSYSDYKFDYLNWLDSQAAMSVLYISLGSFLSVSCAQMNEIVSALETSGVRYLWVVRGEVSWLKEKCGDRGIVVPWCDQLKVLSHPSVGGFWTHCGWNSTMEAVFAGIPMLTFPLFFDQVPNSRQILEVWKNGWELKRSVLGSEEFIAQKEILEVIEKFMDVVKGKELRERVLELKGICDQAVAEGGSSNINLNALMKDVLCVQGIYA, encoded by the exons ATGGAATTTGCAGTTGCAGAGAATCTTGGAGTAAGAGGACACGTGGTGGCCATGCCTTACCCTAGCCAAGGACACGTAAACTCCATGATCAACCTCTGCAACCAGCTTGCTTCACTTCAAGCTTCCATTCTCATCACCATTGTCGTCACACAAGAGTGGCTTGGCTTAATCGCCTCCCACCCAAAGCACACCAACATTCGCTTCGCCACCATCCCCAACGTTGTCCCTCTCCAATCTCAGATTGCCTCCGACATCACTGCTTTCTTCCAAGCTGCCGTCACCAACCTCCAACCTCCCTTCTGCCGCCTCCTCCACCGCCTTCACCCCGCCGTCACCGCCCTCCTCGCCGACGTCGAGCTGCAATTCCCAGTCGCCGTCGCACGCCTCATGGATATCCCGGTCGCGCTGCTTTGGACCATGTCGGCTTCCTTTTTCCTCAGCTTAGATCAACTACAAAAGTTGGTTCGTAATGGAGCTTTGAAGGCTGATCTTTTAg ATGATTGTGAAGAGCATATATCAGGAATTTCTCCGGCACAATTGGCTGATCTTCGAACGGTGCTTCGTGAGAATGACTTGAGGTTTTTGCAAATTGAGATGGAATGCATTTCAGAAGTGTCCAAAGCAGATTGTCTTATAGTTAATAGTGTTGAAGGGTTGGAAGCTGAGGCGATTGGTTCTTTGAGAGCCATGTTGCACTTTCCAATTTATCCTATTGCCTTCCCATACTTCAAACCTGAAGCAAATCATTTAGTTTCCTATAGTGATTACAAGTTTGACTACTTAAATTGGTTAGACTCTCAGGCAGCTATGTCAGTATTATACATTTCTCTGGGTAGTTTCCTCTCTGTGTCTTGTGCCCAAATGAATGAGATTGTTTCTGCTTTAGAAACGAGTGGTGTTCGTTATTTGTGGGTGGTTCGTGGTGAAGTTTCCTGGCTAAAAGAGAAATGTGGGGATAGGGGAATAGTGGTGCCATGGTGTGACCAATTGAAGGTTTTGTCACATCCTTCTGTAGGTGGATTTTGGACCCATTGTGGGTGGAATTCCACTATGGAAGCTGTTTTTGCTGGTATTCCAATGCTCACATTCCCTCTTTTCTTTGACCAAGTCCCAAACAGTAGACAAATTTTGGAAGTGTGGAAGAATGGGTGGGAGTTAAAAAGATCAGTGCTGGGAAGTGAAGAATTCATAGCACAAAAAGAAATATTGGAAGTTATTGAAAAGTTTATGGATGTTGTAAAGGGTAAAGAACTTCGAGAGAGAGTCCTAGAACTTAAGGGTATATGTGACCAAGCAGTTGCTGAAGGTGGATCCTCCAATATCAACCTCAATGCACTTATGAAAGATGTTTTGTGTGTTCAAGGTATTTATGCATGA
- the LOC106761387 gene encoding uncharacterized protein LOC106761387, with protein sequence MLQFPAYMTQYPLSTRTIPTSFLLPSQWPHPQNEELLLAMEESDFEEKCNEIRKMNSNLIVIGKTTNENDKEDFDNEADDDDADNVEESEGEEFEQETG encoded by the exons ATGTTACAGTTTCCGGCTTACATGACTCAGTACCCACTCTCCACCAGGACTATTCCGACGTCGTTTCTTCTACCCTCTCAGTGGCCCCATCCCCAAAACGAAGAACTCCTCCTCGCCATGGAAGAGTCCGATTTCGAAGAAAAG TGCAATGAGATTAGGAAGATGAACAGCAACCTCATTGTGATAGGGAAAACCACAAACGAAAATGATAAAGAAGATTTTGACAATGAGGCAGATGACGATGATGCTGACAATGTAGAGGAATCTGAGGGTGAAGAATTTGAGCAAGAAACTGGTTGA
- the LOC106760257 gene encoding C2 and GRAM domain-containing protein At5g50170 isoform X1 has protein sequence MLRLHVCVLEAKDLPVSATYVKLRLSKLKAKTRILTNTCNPVWNQEFCFRVHDAEDVLLLSVVSHVNGYVGFVGQVRIPVGSISFEHTLQPAWFSLQSPKSGKFFNKYCGKILLTLYLRGKGRASFTKHKHSPNPTLAVENSKELEGLLHSSCRAPCDKMGVGKLLRVIANGLHKILKKKEGNSKLGDSSEQSTLLSDPEVSAHENSPTCSFEEALAQMESRDNKPEMPGNLSGGVLVDQIYLFSPYDLNLFLFAPKSQFRKDLAELQGITNVQEGPWTWKNGDMSSLTRVVTCTKAATKLVKEVGATEEQTYIRVCRKEFAILCSISTPEAPYGNTFRIELLYKIMPGEEVPSGEESSHLAVSWGIVFLQSTMMKGVIESGARQGLKESFNQFSQKLAQNFKVQDKANFSDKEHFLATLQTEDQWHWWQEVSYFCNFTVVSTFFMCLYVMVHILYCGPSLPQGLEFGGLELPDSFGELIIGGILSIQLQRVYNMLSHFVQARFQMGTDHGLKAHGVGWVLTVALIEGVDLASLESEGVSNPYVVFTCNAQTRSSSVKLQTSNPQWNEILEFEAMEEPPSVLDVEVFHFDGPFDQDVSLGHAEINFLKHTSTELADMWLLLEGKLAQSSQSKLHLRIFLDNNKGVQTIKEYLGKMEKEVGKKLNLRSPQRSSTFQKLFALPPEEFLIKDLTCYLKRKMPLQGRLFLSARILGFYANFFGNKTKFFFLWEDIEDIQVLPPSLATVGSPTLVIILRSGRGIDARHGAKTQDEEGRLRFHFQSFSSFGAACRTIKALWRTRILNPYQKDQITEEHEDQEGFVIPEDYASILENKVNMSRIFSAELPIRMISVMGIFAGGTLEHKIMQRKGCMNYETSAWELVKPEVFERRVSYQFNRQVSTFGGEVTSTQQKSPNADTGGLTVVEVMALHGVPFADHFHIHFRFEIEPSSLGERACKFDAYISVMWLKSCKFQQRINRNIISKFKHRLKEIFELVQEEILIMSENSNE, from the exons ATGTTGAGGCTTCACGTGTGTGTGTTGGAAGCCAAGGACCTTCCAGTGAGTGCTACGTACGTGAAGCTTAGACTCTCCAAGTTGAAGGCCAAGACAAGGATTTTGACAAACACGTGCAACCCCGTTTGGAATCAGGAGTTTTGTTTCAGGGTGCATGATGCTGAGGACGTGCTCCTTCTGTCTGTTGTTAGTCATGTGAATGGTTATGTCGGTTTCGTGGGTCAGGTTCGGATACCTGTAGGCTCAATTTCTTTTGAGCATACCTTGCAGCCCGCCTGGTTCTCTCTTCAAAGCCCCAAGAGTGggaaatttttcaataaatattgtG GAAAAATTCTCCTTACTCTTTATCTTCGTGGTAAAGGGCGTGCTTCTTTTACCAAGCATAAGCATTCTCCAAATCCGACACTTGCAGTTGAGAACTCGAAGGAATTGGAAGGTCTTCTTCACAGTTCATGTCGGGCACCTTGTGATAAAATGGGTGTAGGCAAACTGTTGAGGGTTATTGCTAATGGTCTGcataagattttgaaaaagaaagaaggaaactCAAAGCTCGGGGATTCTTCAGAACAATCCACGTTATTATCTGATCCTGAAGTTAGTGCTCATGAAAATTCACCTACTTGTAGTTTTGAAGAAGCCCTTGCACAAATGGAATCAAGAGATAACAAACCAGAAATGCCTGGAAATTTGTCGGGCGGTGTTCTAGTAGATCAGATTTATTTATTCTCTCCATATGACcttaatttgtttctttttgcacCCAAGTCACAGTTTCGTAAAGATTTGGCTGAGCTGCAGGGAATAACAAATGTGCAAGAGGGACCTTGGACATGGAAAAATGGAGATATGTCAAGTTTAACACGAGTAGTTACTTGTACAAAAGCTGCAACAAAATTGGTTAAGGAAGTTGGTGCCACTGAGGAGCAAACGTACATTAGAGTGTGTAGAAAGGAATTTGCTATACTTTGTAGCATAAGTACACCTGAAGCTCCATATGGGAATACATTTAGGATTGAATTGCTTTACAAGATAATGCCTGGTGAAGAGGTACCTTCAGGAGAGGAATCCTCCCATCTTGCTGTGTCATGGGGCATTGTCTTCCTCCAAAGCACAATGATGAAAGGCGTGATAGAAAGTGGGGCAAGGCAGGGATTGAAGGAGAGTTTTAACCAGTTCTCCCAAAAACTAGCGCAGAATTTTAAGGTTCAAGATAAGGCAAATTTTTCAGACAAGGAACATTTTTTGGCAACTTTGCAAACTGAAGACCAGTGGCATTGGTGGCAGGAAGTTTCATACTTTTGTAATTTCACTGTGGTTTCCACCTTTTTCATGTGTTTGTATGTGATGGTGCATATTTTGTATTGTGGTCCAAGTCTACCTCAGGGCTTGGAATTTGGGGGGCTTGAATTGCCAGATAGTTTTGGGGAACTCATTATAGGTGGAATTTTATCCATCCAGTTGCAGCGTGTTTACAATATGCTGTCTCACTTTGTTCAAGCCAGATTTCAAATGG GAACTGACCATGGCCTCAAAGCTCATGGTGTTGGATGGGTTCTTACAGTGGCTTTAATTGAGGGGGTTGACTTGGCTTCCTTGGAATCAGAAGGGGTGTCAAATCCCTATGTAGTTTTCACCTGTAATGCACAAACAAGATCAAGCTCTGTCAAGCTTCAAACGTCGAATCCTCAATGGAATG AAATATTAGAGTTTGAAGCTATGGAAGAACCACCATCAGTTTTGGATGTGGAAGTGTTTCATTTTGACGGTCCATTTGACCAGGATGTTTCACTTGGACATGCTGAGATCAATTTCCTAAAGCACACATCAACTGAGTTGGCAGACATGTGGCTCTTGCTCGAAGGAAAACTTGCTCAATCTTCTCAGTCAAAGTTGCACCTGAGAATTTTCTTGGACAATAATAAAGGAGTTCAGACAATCAAGGAATATTTGGGGAAGATGGAAAAGGAAGTAGGCAAAaag TTGAATCTTAGATCACCACAAAGGAGTTCTACATTCCAGAAATTGTTTGCATTACCTCCGGAAGAATTTCTCATAAAAGATTTAACTTGTTACCTCAAGAGAAAAATGCCTTTACAG GGTCGGCTGTTTCTTTCAGCAAGGATTCTGGGTTTTTATGCCAATTTCTTTGgaaacaaaaccaaatttttcttcctttggGAAGACATTGAAGACATACAAGTGCTTCCTCCATCGTTGGCAACAGTAGGAAGTCCTACATTGGTAATAATCCTGAGAAGTGGTCGAGGAATTGATGCAAGGCACGGTGCAAAGACTCAAGATGAAGAAGGGAGACTTAGGTttcattttcaatcattttcttcatttggtGCTGCCTGCAG AACGATAAAGGCATTGTGGAGAACAAGAATTCTGAACCCCTATCAGAAAGATCAAATTACAGAAGAACATGAAGATCAAGAAGGCTTTGTAATTCCAGAAGACTATGCATCTATCTTAGAGAATAAAGTAAACATGTCCAGAATCTTCTCTGCAGAACTACCAATCAGG ATGATATCTGTGATGGGAATTTTTGCTGGAGGAACCCTGGAGCATAAAATTATGCAGAGAAAAGGATGTATGAACTATGAAACTAGCGCGTGGGAGCTCGTAAAACCTGAGGTGTTCGAGAGGCGTGTTTCTTACCAATTCAATCGACAAGTATCAACTTTTGGAGGTGAAGTCACAAGCACACAGCAAAAATCTCCAAATGCAGACACTGGAGGGTTGACTGTCGTTGAAGTTATGGCTCTTCATGGTGTCCCTTTTGCTGATCACTTTCAT ATTCATTTTAGGTTCGAAATTGAGCCATCATCTCTTGGTGAACGTGCTTGCAAATTTGATGCTTACATTAGTGTTATGTGGCTTAAGAGCTGCAAGTTTCAGCAGAGGATCAACAGGAACATAATATCCAAGTTTAAGCATCGACTGAAGGAAATATTTGAACTGGTTCAGGAAGAGATTTTGATCATGTCTGAGAACTCAAATGAATAA
- the LOC106760257 gene encoding C2 and GRAM domain-containing protein At5g50170 isoform X2: MLRLHVCVLEAKDLPVSATYVKLRLSKLKAKTRILTNTCNPVWNQEFCFRVHDAEDVLLLSVVSHVNGYVGFVGQVRIPVGSISFEHTLQPAWFSLQSPKSGKFFNKYCGKILLTLYLRGKGRASFTKHKHSPNPTLAVENSKELEGLLHSSCRAPCDKMGVGKLLRVIANGLHKILKKKEGNSKLGDSSEQSTLLSDPEVSAHENSPTCSFEEALAQMESRDNKPEMPGNLSGGVLVDQIYLFSPYDLNLFLFAPKSQFRKDLAELQGITNVQEGPWTWKNGDMSSLTRVVTCTKAATKLVKEVGATEEQTYIRVCRKEFAILCSISTPEAPYGNTFRIELLYKIMPGEEVPSGEESSHLAVSWGIVFLQSTMMKGVIESGARQGLKESFNQFSQKLAQNFKVQDKANFSDKEHFLATLQTEDQWHWWQEVSYFCNFTVVSTFFMCLYVMVHILYCGPSLPQGLEFGGLELPDSFGELIIGGILSIQLQRVYNMLSHFVQARFQMGTDHGLKAHGVGWVLTVALIEGVDLASLESEGVSNPYVVFTCNAQTRSSSVKLQTSNPQWNEILEFEAMEEPPSVLDVEVFHFDGPFDQDVSLGHAEINFLKHTSTELADMWLLLEGKLAQSSQSKLHLRIFLDNNKGVQTIKEYLGKMEKEVGKKLNLRSPQRSSTFQKLFALPPEEFLIKDLTCYLKRKMPLQGRLFLSARILGFYANFFGNKTKFFFLWEDIEDIQVLPPSLATVGSPTLVIILRSGRGIDARHGAKTQDEEGRLRFHFQSFSSFGAACRTIKALWRTRILNPYQKDQITEEHEDQEGFVIPEDYASILENKVNMSRIFSAELPIREPWSIKLCREKDV, translated from the exons ATGTTGAGGCTTCACGTGTGTGTGTTGGAAGCCAAGGACCTTCCAGTGAGTGCTACGTACGTGAAGCTTAGACTCTCCAAGTTGAAGGCCAAGACAAGGATTTTGACAAACACGTGCAACCCCGTTTGGAATCAGGAGTTTTGTTTCAGGGTGCATGATGCTGAGGACGTGCTCCTTCTGTCTGTTGTTAGTCATGTGAATGGTTATGTCGGTTTCGTGGGTCAGGTTCGGATACCTGTAGGCTCAATTTCTTTTGAGCATACCTTGCAGCCCGCCTGGTTCTCTCTTCAAAGCCCCAAGAGTGggaaatttttcaataaatattgtG GAAAAATTCTCCTTACTCTTTATCTTCGTGGTAAAGGGCGTGCTTCTTTTACCAAGCATAAGCATTCTCCAAATCCGACACTTGCAGTTGAGAACTCGAAGGAATTGGAAGGTCTTCTTCACAGTTCATGTCGGGCACCTTGTGATAAAATGGGTGTAGGCAAACTGTTGAGGGTTATTGCTAATGGTCTGcataagattttgaaaaagaaagaaggaaactCAAAGCTCGGGGATTCTTCAGAACAATCCACGTTATTATCTGATCCTGAAGTTAGTGCTCATGAAAATTCACCTACTTGTAGTTTTGAAGAAGCCCTTGCACAAATGGAATCAAGAGATAACAAACCAGAAATGCCTGGAAATTTGTCGGGCGGTGTTCTAGTAGATCAGATTTATTTATTCTCTCCATATGACcttaatttgtttctttttgcacCCAAGTCACAGTTTCGTAAAGATTTGGCTGAGCTGCAGGGAATAACAAATGTGCAAGAGGGACCTTGGACATGGAAAAATGGAGATATGTCAAGTTTAACACGAGTAGTTACTTGTACAAAAGCTGCAACAAAATTGGTTAAGGAAGTTGGTGCCACTGAGGAGCAAACGTACATTAGAGTGTGTAGAAAGGAATTTGCTATACTTTGTAGCATAAGTACACCTGAAGCTCCATATGGGAATACATTTAGGATTGAATTGCTTTACAAGATAATGCCTGGTGAAGAGGTACCTTCAGGAGAGGAATCCTCCCATCTTGCTGTGTCATGGGGCATTGTCTTCCTCCAAAGCACAATGATGAAAGGCGTGATAGAAAGTGGGGCAAGGCAGGGATTGAAGGAGAGTTTTAACCAGTTCTCCCAAAAACTAGCGCAGAATTTTAAGGTTCAAGATAAGGCAAATTTTTCAGACAAGGAACATTTTTTGGCAACTTTGCAAACTGAAGACCAGTGGCATTGGTGGCAGGAAGTTTCATACTTTTGTAATTTCACTGTGGTTTCCACCTTTTTCATGTGTTTGTATGTGATGGTGCATATTTTGTATTGTGGTCCAAGTCTACCTCAGGGCTTGGAATTTGGGGGGCTTGAATTGCCAGATAGTTTTGGGGAACTCATTATAGGTGGAATTTTATCCATCCAGTTGCAGCGTGTTTACAATATGCTGTCTCACTTTGTTCAAGCCAGATTTCAAATGG GAACTGACCATGGCCTCAAAGCTCATGGTGTTGGATGGGTTCTTACAGTGGCTTTAATTGAGGGGGTTGACTTGGCTTCCTTGGAATCAGAAGGGGTGTCAAATCCCTATGTAGTTTTCACCTGTAATGCACAAACAAGATCAAGCTCTGTCAAGCTTCAAACGTCGAATCCTCAATGGAATG AAATATTAGAGTTTGAAGCTATGGAAGAACCACCATCAGTTTTGGATGTGGAAGTGTTTCATTTTGACGGTCCATTTGACCAGGATGTTTCACTTGGACATGCTGAGATCAATTTCCTAAAGCACACATCAACTGAGTTGGCAGACATGTGGCTCTTGCTCGAAGGAAAACTTGCTCAATCTTCTCAGTCAAAGTTGCACCTGAGAATTTTCTTGGACAATAATAAAGGAGTTCAGACAATCAAGGAATATTTGGGGAAGATGGAAAAGGAAGTAGGCAAAaag TTGAATCTTAGATCACCACAAAGGAGTTCTACATTCCAGAAATTGTTTGCATTACCTCCGGAAGAATTTCTCATAAAAGATTTAACTTGTTACCTCAAGAGAAAAATGCCTTTACAG GGTCGGCTGTTTCTTTCAGCAAGGATTCTGGGTTTTTATGCCAATTTCTTTGgaaacaaaaccaaatttttcttcctttggGAAGACATTGAAGACATACAAGTGCTTCCTCCATCGTTGGCAACAGTAGGAAGTCCTACATTGGTAATAATCCTGAGAAGTGGTCGAGGAATTGATGCAAGGCACGGTGCAAAGACTCAAGATGAAGAAGGGAGACTTAGGTttcattttcaatcattttcttcatttggtGCTGCCTGCAG AACGATAAAGGCATTGTGGAGAACAAGAATTCTGAACCCCTATCAGAAAGATCAAATTACAGAAGAACATGAAGATCAAGAAGGCTTTGTAATTCCAGAAGACTATGCATCTATCTTAGAGAATAAAGTAAACATGTCCAGAATCTTCTCTGCAGAACTACCAATCAGG GAACCCTGGAGCATAAAATTATGCAGAGAAAAGGATGTATGA
- the LOC106762794 gene encoding plant intracellular Ras-group-related LRR protein 9, translated as MDPNPRTFPILSYVISRLPSLTPRPPAADANSHSDHFDLEQPRAPEIVGQMPHLADPDLMASMGRAVSQVVQARTVLNLIGERPTHEEVDSARARLAEIEAQLSHELEEIVLQARPPEMEIHGWRAHQAEKERECRERAETEKRIWKSVLQLDEMHEAYEKLLKDAEKRLVKMYESKEDGDGDVVGDEVNEEVVGILQEAYGKGMERVNLSGRQLKLLPEAFGRIPGLLVFDLSANQLSAIPDSIAGLQNLEELNLSSNLLESLPDSIGLLQKLKLLNVSGNKLSALPDTICHCRSLVELDVSFNNLSYLPTNIGYELPNLQKLLIQLNKIRSLPSSICELKSLRYLDAHFNELHGLPIAIGRLTNLEVLNLSSNFSDLKELPETFGDLTNLRELDLSNNQIHALPDTFGRLDNLTKLNLEQNPLELPPMEIVNQGVEAVKSFMAKRWLDILLEEERKNSQEMQEQEQGGWLTRSTSWLKNVSGNVIGYIGTAGGTPRDAYLDQQL; from the exons ATGGATCCAAACCCTCGAACCTTTCCCATCCTCTCCTATGTCATCTCGCGCCTCCCTTCTCTCACTCCCAGACCACCCGCCGCCGACGCCAACTCCCACTCCGACCACTTCGACCTCGAGCAGCCGCGGGCCCCGGAGATCGTCGGCCAAATGCCGCACCTCGCCGACCCGGACCTCATGGCCTCCATGGGCCGGGCCGTATCTCAGGTGGTCCAGGCCCGAACGGTCCTGAACCTCATCGGGGAGCGGCCCACGCACGAGGAAGTCGACAGCGCCAGGGCCAGGCTGGCGGAGATCGAGGCCCAGCTGTCCCACGAACTGGAGGAGATCGTGCTCCAGGCCCGGCCCCCGGAGATGGAGATTCACGGGTGGCGGGCCCACCAGGCCGAGAAGGAGAGGGAGTGCCGGGAGCGGGCGGAGACGGAGAAGCGAATCTGGAAATCGGTGCTGCAGTTGGACGAGATGCACGAGGCGTACGAGAAGCTTCTGAAGGACGCGGAGAAGCGGTTGGTGAAAATGTACGAGTCGAAGGAAGATGGTGATGGCGATGTTGTTGGCGACGAAGTGAATGAAGAGGTTGTGGGAATTCTTCAAGAGGCCTATGGCAAGGGAATGGAACGCGTCAATCTTTCTGGACGCCAATTGAAACTCTTGCCTGAGGCATTTGGTCGAATTCCTGGCTTGCTCGTCTTTGATCTTTCTGCCAATCAACTCTCG GCTATTCCTGATTCAATAGCTGGATTGCAAAACCTTGAGGAGCTTAATCTTTCTTCAAATCTTTTGGAGTCTCTGCCGGATTCAATTGGGTTATTACAAAAGTTGAAATTGCTCAATGTCTCTGGAAACAAGCTGTCTGCGCTTCCTGATACCATCTGTCACTGCAG GTCATTGGTTGAGTTGGATGTAAGCTTTAACAATCTATCATATTTGCCAACAAACATCGGATATGAATTACCGAACTTGCAGAAACTCCTGATTCAGTTGAACAAGATTCGATCTCTTCCCTCATCGATCTGTGAGTTGAAGTCCTTGCGCTATTTAGATGCTCATTTTAATGAGCTGCATGGGCTTCCCATTGCAATCGGGAGACTGACTAATCTTGAGGTTCTCAACCTGAGCAGTAACTTTAGTGACCTCAAAGAACTACCAGAGACATTTGGTGATTTGACTAACCTCAGGGAATTGGATCTCAGCAATAATCAGATCCATGCACTTCCTGATACATTTGGGCGGCTTGATAATTTGACCAAGCTAAACTTGGAGCAGAATCCTCTTGAATTGCCACCAATGGAGATTGTAAATCAAGGTGTTGAAGCCGTAAAGAGCTTTATGGCGAAGAGGTGGCTTGATATATTGTTGGAGGAGGAGAGGAAAAACAGCCAAGAAATGCAAGAACAAGAACAGGGTGGTTGGTTAACACGAAGCACCTCTTGGTTGAAGAATGTTTCTGGAAACGTAATTGGGTATATTGGAACTGCCGGTGGAACTCCCAGAGATGCATATCTTGATCAGCAGCTATGA